In the genome of Chiloscyllium plagiosum isolate BGI_BamShark_2017 chromosome 33, ASM401019v2, whole genome shotgun sequence, one region contains:
- the LOC122539638 gene encoding interferon alpha-1-like, producing the protein MALQSIRTVLLNMALSCIWRFWVALVLVPCSLTLGCEQLAFHNAETKSKLTLMGRKLSLRCLKMTRMPHGHSLIDLTENIQGEDTLLLIHQALDQINKIFIENLNTAPWDSDRLETFLIHLSEQLTNLNGCVGDPAASTRSEEIQQDFSKMRELLTQQGFSDCAWERVRSRTMSYLQQIQTIIGRIQREAKRSS; encoded by the exons ATGGCGCTCCAATCT ATCCGCACTGTCCTGCTGAACATGGCTCTTTCTTGTATCTGGAGATTTTGGGTGGCGCTAGTCTTGGTGCCCTGTAGCCTGACTCTGGGCTGCGAGCAGTTGGCATTCCACAATGCTGAGACGAAAAGCAAACTGACTTTAATG GGTAGAAAACTCAGTCTGCGCTGCCTGAAAATGACACGAATGCCCCATGGCCATTCACTCATTGATCTCACGGAAAATATTCAG GGGGAAGACACACTCCTGCTTATCCACCAAGCATTGGATCAAATCAACAAGATCTTCATTGAGAACCTCAATACTGCTCCCTGGGACTCTGACCGGCTGGAAACCTTTCTGATTCATCTGAGTGAGCAGCTGACAAATCTGAACGGATGTGTGGGAGACCCTGCAGCGTCCACTAGAAGCGAGGAAATTCAACAGGACTTCAGCAAGATGAGGGAGCTGCTAACGCAACAG GGATTCAGTGACTGTGCCTGGGAAAGAGTCCGCTCTCGCACCATGTCTTACTtacagcagattcaaaccataaTAGGACGAATTCAGAGGGAGGCCAAGCGATCATCTTAA
- the ifnphi4 gene encoding interferon phi 4, producing MNFTGVWGLCTLFVLLPGILSQDCQRLQLQQVLNRDALKILTDMGGSFPLQCVATRESLQIDPLDLHQLVNRSQAQEKFQIVHQTLRHISKIYSRSLGSVTWSREKVENFRLLLERQLQELETCVRKPGAGSRQRRNSAILKYFKKLNKFLKQKKFSDCSWEIIRTETRARLQQLLFITGQLNKSN from the exons ATGAACTTTACCGGTGTCTGGGGACTGTGCACTTTGTTTGTCTTGTTGCCTGGAATCCTGAGCCAGGACTGCCAGAGACTGCAGTTACAGCAAGTGCTAAACAGGGATGCTCTAAAGATCCTGACGGACATG GGAGGGTCCTTTCCACTGCAGTGTGTAGCAACCAGAGAATCACTGCAAATCGATCCCCTGGATCTGCACCAGCTCGTCAACCGGTCACAG GCCCAGGAAAAGTTCCAGATTGTCCACCAAACCTTGCGTCACATCAGCAAGATCTACAGCAGGAGCCTGGGGTCAGTCACCTGGTCCCGGGAGAAGGTCGAAAACTTTCGTCTTCTCCTGGAACGTCAGCTCCAGGAGTTGGAAACGTGTGTGAGAAAACCAGGAGCTGGGTCCAGGCAGAGGAGAAACTCCGCCATTCTCAAATACTTCAAGAAACTGAACAAGTTTCTCAAACAGAAG AAATTCAGTGACTGCTCCTGGGAAATAATCCGCACTGAGACCAGAGCCCGTCTACAACAGCTGCTGTTCATAACGGGACAACTGAACAAAAGCAACTAA